Proteins from one Labrenzia sp. CE80 genomic window:
- a CDS encoding XdhC family protein codes for MTSDNTTTPLDILATAEDWKASGRNIALATVVETWGSAPRPVGSHLVIDDQGNFEGSVSGGCVEGAVVSEAIDVIDSGKPTVLEFGVADETAWQVGLSCGGRIRVYVEPVGPSAA; via the coding sequence ATGACTTCTGACAACACGACGACGCCACTGGATATTCTGGCGACCGCAGAAGACTGGAAGGCCTCCGGGCGGAATATCGCTTTGGCAACAGTTGTCGAGACATGGGGCTCGGCGCCAAGACCCGTCGGCTCCCACCTTGTGATCGACGATCAGGGAAACTTCGAAGGATCAGTATCCGGCGGCTGCGTCGAGGGCGCTGTTGTTTCCGAAGCCATCGACGTGATCGATAGCGGAAAGCCAACAGTGCTTGAATTTGGGGTCGCAGATGAAACCGCCTGGCAGGTGGGTTTGTCCTGTGGCGGACGCATTCGCGTCTATGTCGAACCGGTCGGACCTTCCGCCGCCTGA
- a CDS encoding XdhC family protein has protein sequence MDFSLLTALNKERSERRAAILVTDIDSGAQRLILRSADCSNDPLHEELKRRFRSGKSGMVDLDDGTSAFLTVNVPPPRLMIIGAVHISQALVPMAEIAGFDVTIVDPRTAFATEERFPGGTLKAEWPEDVLKNAPLDPYTAVAAVTHDPKIDDSPLIEALKSGCFYVGALGSRKTHGKRVERFKAAGVSDAQIDRIDAPIGLDIGAASPAEIAVAVLGTIIFALRKEAGGLQ, from the coding sequence ATGGATTTTTCCCTCCTCACCGCCCTCAACAAGGAACGTTCCGAGCGGCGGGCCGCCATTCTGGTGACGGACATCGACTCAGGTGCCCAACGACTGATCTTGCGGAGCGCTGACTGTTCTAACGATCCGCTGCACGAAGAACTCAAACGCCGTTTTCGCTCCGGCAAATCAGGCATGGTTGATCTGGACGATGGCACCTCGGCCTTTCTGACCGTGAATGTTCCACCGCCGCGACTCATGATCATCGGTGCCGTTCATATTTCCCAGGCGCTGGTGCCCATGGCCGAAATTGCCGGTTTTGACGTGACGATTGTTGATCCGCGCACCGCCTTTGCCACCGAAGAGCGTTTTCCCGGCGGAACCCTCAAGGCCGAGTGGCCGGAAGATGTTCTCAAGAATGCGCCACTAGATCCCTATACGGCCGTCGCTGCCGTCACCCATGACCCCAAGATCGACGACAGTCCGCTGATCGAAGCGCTGAAGTCCGGGTGTTTCTATGTCGGTGCCCTTGGCAGCCGTAAAACCCACGGCAAACGGGTCGAACGTTTCAAGGCAGCTGGTGTCAGCGATGCGCAGATCGACCGCATCGACGCTCCGATTGGCCTTGATATCGGCGCGGCGTCTCCGGCGGAAATTGCGGTTGCCGTTCTGGGCACCATCATCTTCGCCCTGCGCAAGGAGGCAGGTGGCCTCCAATGA